In the genome of Pseudorasbora parva isolate DD20220531a chromosome 10, ASM2467924v1, whole genome shotgun sequence, one region contains:
- the emilin1b gene encoding EMILIN-1b: MDGAVLLISMLVLVFSGDVWSASYPQRYNLYAGTQTQAQPLNGARAASRHRNWCAYVVTKTVSCVVEDGVETYVKPDYQPCSWGIQCTRVVAYRTYMRPRYKVAYKMVTEMEWKCCHGFSGEDCNDGPNGGSDTQISTSRPWPRPSQPGQTGTGTGHGQSGGNGRGDNDKMKQLEDKIQRLTKDLNDLQSTLRGMNEKFQEEMRKPGFNGGKTPADAAQPEMKETIHNIQTKLDQLDNRTQAHDKTLVSINNHLVNGQGGSNDLDIGGVGGNKFNTLKEEILRELERRVSLSCSACQAGVEDLRRQQQQDREKILALEKQINAMDQRHRQTLAGLRQDLSRSQGCCDTVTDLRGRLNDMDRKISSTSEGYYKIQDRLNRELGGTGGGGSFGGGTGGQGQVPIMPEDFFNDHLKELERRLNNTVQRAEENCAYMETNVQDLLQQELRNLRNEFNNRILDQKYRINDMDRDIGIVKETVFDLDKRLSRLENTTLFLDRRLSECSGCSGSSSGSRPGSSGGSSPGDTVKSLEWRVVANEDEIKRFDTRLKDLSVSGDSLEDKVINLSHDVRKIKALTGDNGEHFKRIVMEIENCDVCSTVEDDLKKLKNITSHAMDRWQKEINYIKGKSDSGPTGCVDVCSGLQDEMDQLRKEVQKCSGQCKITLNTPTGTESETGHLDDPQKPLDGHSVISSNTGDLRSIQGELSEVILTFSSINDTLKGLEHVVQKHDSVITDLGNTKDKIISEIDKIQQEMTEHIEDSRVRFDNVDQDLRRFGNNFVVEMGDCKRTGDGLDKRLSKLEVVCGRFDSVTDNIQKIKEGLNKHVSNLWNCVSGLNNTVISHSGFIEILQNTHLDDIHGKIKRLNSSMVHVLKEFQSFTENDLTGLPGPPGPQGEPGLPGPQGPPGNDGPPGIQGLPGPKGPPGLRGERGMAGADATIPHLSFSAALTNPMVTSGTIIFDKIFVNEGDFYNPRTGIFTAPLDGRYFFSAILTGHKNEKIEAVLSKSNYGMARVDSAGYQPEGLENKPMAEAKPTPGSLAVFNIILPLQMGDTVCIDLVMGKLAHSVEPLTIFSGMLLYGNV; this comes from the exons aaACTGGTGTGCGTATGTGGTGACCAAGACAGTGAGCTGTGTTGTGGAAGATGGAGTAGAGACTTACGTGAAGCCTGACTATCAGCCATGTTCATGGGGCATTCAGTGCACCCGTGTTGTAGC GTACAGAACCTACATGAGGCCCAGATACAAAGTGGCTTACAAAATGGTAACAGAAATGGAGTGGAAGTGCTGCCATGGATTCAGTGGAGAAGACTGTAATGATGGACCAAACGGGGGATCTGATACTCAGATCTCAACAAGCAGACCTTGGCCTAGACCTTCACAACCGGGACAAACTGGAACTGGTACTGGCCATGGACAGAGTGGAGGGAATG GGAGAGGTGACAATGACAAGATGAAACAACTGGAGGACAAAATCCAGAGGTTGACCAAAGACCTAAATGACCTGCAGTCAACGCTGCGTGGAATGAACGAGAAATTTCAAGAGGAAATGCGCAAACCCGGTTTTAATGGTGGCAAAACACCAGCTGACGCAGCCCAGCCTGAAATGAAAGAGACTATCCATAACATTCAGACCAAGCTTGATCAGTTGGACAACCGTACTCAAGCTCATGACAAGACTCTAGTCAGTATCAATAACCACCTTGTCAATGGACAGGGTGGAAGCAATGATCTAGACATTGGGGGAGTAGGAGGAAACAAGTTCAACACCTTGAAAGAGGAAATCCTCAGAGAGCTTGAACGCAGAGTGTCGCTTTCTTGCTCTGCCTGTCAGGCTGGAGTAGAAGACCTAAGACGGCAACAGCAACAAGATCGGGAGAAGATCTTGGCTCTGGAAAAGCAGATTAATGCCATGGACCAGCGTCACCGCCAGACTCTTGCTGGTTTGCGCCAAGACCTCAGCCGGTCTCAAGGCTGCTGTGACACCGTGACGGACCTCAGAGGACGACTTAATGACATGGACAGGAAGATAAGCTCTACATCGGAAGGGTATTACAAGATTCAGGATCGTCTGAACAGGGAACTAGGAGGAACTGGAGGTGGTGGGAGTTTTGGAGGAGGAACCGGCGGCCAAGGACAAGTTCCTATAATGCCAGAAGATTTTTTCAATGATCATCTAAAGGAGCTGGAGAGACGGCTCAACAACACTGTCCAGAGGGCAGAGGAAAACTGTGCTTATATGGAGACTAATGTACAGGACTTGTTACAGCAGGAACTCAGAAATCTTCGCAATGAATTCAATAATCGTATTCTTGACCAGAAATACAGAATAAATGACATGGACCGTGATATAGGAATCGTTAAAGAAACTGTATTTGATCTTGATAAGCGCCTGTCTCGCCTCGAGAATACAACATTGTTTTTAGACAGGAGGTTAAGCGAATGCTCTGGATGCTCAGGCTCAAGTTCTGGTTCAAGACCGGGCAGTAGTGGTGGTTCGAGCCCTGGCGACACAGTGAAGTCTTTGGAGTGGCGAGTCGTTGCAAATGAAGACGAGATCAAGAGGTTTGACACACGACTCAAGGACCTCTCTGTGTCCGGTGACTCTCTTGAGGATAAGGTCATCAACCTCAGCCATGACGTTCGCAAGATCAAAGCTCTAACTGGAGACAATGGGGAACACTTCAAGAGGATTGTAATGGAGATTGAGAACTGTGATGTGTGCAGCACAGTGGAAGATGATCTGAAGAAACTCAAGAACATCACAAGCCATGCCATGGACAGATGGCAGAAGGAAATTAACTACATTAAAGGGAAATCTGACTCTGGTCCGACGGGTTGTGTGGACGTGTGTTCTGGTTTACAGGACGAGATGGATCAGTTGAGAAAGGAGGTACAGAAATGCAGTGGCCAATGCAAGATCACCCTGAATACTCCTACAGGAACGGAATCAGAAACAGGTCACCTGGATGACCCACAAAAACCACTGGATGGACACAGTGTCATCAGCAGTAATACCGGTGACCTCAGGTCAATCCAGGGAGAACTGTCTGAGGTCATCTTAACCTTCAGCTCCATCAATGACACACTAAAAGGTCTGGAGCATGTGGTCCAGAAACATGACAGCGTTATCACCGACcttggaaacaccaaagacaaaatcatttctgaaatTGACAAGATCCAGCAGGAAATGACCGAGCATATAGAAGATAGTAGGGTACGCTTTGATAACGTTGATCAAGACTTACGCCGCTTTGGGAACAACTTTGTGGTTGAGATGGGTGACTGCAAGAGGACTGGTGATGGTCTGGATAAGAGGCTTTCTAAACTCGAAGTAGTTTGTGGCCGGTTTGACTCTGTCACAGATAATATCCAGAAGATCAAAGAAGGCCTGAACAAACACGTGTCTAACCTGTGGAACTGTGTCAGTGGGCTAAACAACACAGTGATTTCACACAGCGGGTTTATTGAGATCCTCCAGAACACACATCTGGATGATATCCACGGCAAGATCAAGAGACTCAACTCCTCAATGGTCCATGTTCTCAAGGAGTTCCAGAGCTTTACTGAGAATGACTTAACAG GTTTACCAGGACCACCAGGTCCTCAGGGAGAACCAGGGCTCCCTGGTCCACAGGGGCCTCCAGGTAATGATGGACCACCAGGTATTCAGGGATTACCAGGGCCAAAAGGACCTCCTG GTCTCAGAGGAGAGCGAG GTATGGCTGGTGCAGATGCCACAATACCACATCTGTCCTTCTCAGCAGCTCTCACAAATCCCATGGTTACCTCTGGAACGATTATTTTTGATAAGATCTTTGTAAATGAAGGAGACTTTTATAATCCACGAACAG GTATCTTTACTGCACCACTTGATGGACGCTACTTCTTTAGTGCTATCCTGACGGGCCACAAAAATGAGAAGATCGAGGCTGTACTGTCCAAGTCTAACTATGGCATGGCTCGGGTAGACTCGGCAGGTTACCAACCGGAAGGGTTGGAAAACAAGCCAATGGCAGAAGCCAAACCAACACCAGGTTCTCTGGCTGTCTTTAACATCATCCTACCCCTTCAGATGGGCGACACAGTCTGCATAGACCTGGTCATGGGCAAACTAGCCCATTCAGTGGAGCCTCTAACTATTTTCAGTGGTATGCTTCTATATGGAAATGTGTAG